AAGTTGTGTTTGTGGATAAGTATGAAAAAACCATTGATACCACGCTTTATATCTGTTATCATGTTTTTGTTTTGAAGCGTGAATAACTCCGATACGTGAATCGGTTTTTCCACAGGGTGTGGATAAGTTTGTGGACAGATTCTTTCCTATGTGTATGTCGTTACTCACAGGATTGAGGATAACAGTCTGCTTTTTTTCACTTCTACGAGCGGAATCCCTATATTTCGACTTTTTTTATCCACAGTCGCTTCAAACGGCTGTGTTGACAATTAGGTCACAACATAGTAGGTTTTTGCACTTTTTCTCGATCATGATGGATCGGTCTTCATCAATTTTTCGGATGGCCCAGAGGGAGGGATTCTGGTTGGATGCAGCGATTAGCGAACTATGGCGCAAAGTACTCGCCAAGATAGAAAAATCGCTAAGCAAACCCAGTTTTGATACCTGGCTGAAGGCGACAAAGGCAACTACATTAGAAGAGGATGCACTGATCGTCGTCGCACCAAACGACTTTGCTCGTGATTGGCTAGAAACCAGGTACGCACAACTGATTACCGATACACTATATGAAGTGACGGGTATCAATATGAAAGTAAAGTTCGTCGCGCTGCAAAATCCTGATGCGGCTTTTGCTGACGAACAACCTGTCCCACGGGTGAAAATGAGTGAACCGCCAACAGTAGCGGATGACCAGCCACCCAGCATCTTAAATCCCAAATACACCTTTGACACGTTCGTCATCGGCTCAGGGAATCGATTCGCTCACGCCGCATCGCTTGCGGTTGCTGAAGCTCCTGCAAAAGCTTACAATCCCCTCTTCATTTACGGAGGAGTCGGACTTGGCAAAACCCACTTAATGCATGCAATTGGCCATTATGTCATTCAGCACAACCCATCGGCGAAAGTGGTCTATTTGTCGTCTGAGAAATTCACCAATGAATTCATCAACTCTATTCGTGACAACAAAGCCGTCGAATTCCGCAATAAATACCGGAGTGTTGACGTTCTTTTAATTGATGACATTCAGTTTTTGGCAGGCAAAGAATCGACACAAGAAGAGTTTTTCCATACGTTCAATGCCTTGCATGAAGAAAGCAAACAAATCATCATCTCCTCCGATCGGCCTCCTAAGGAGATCCCGACACTGGAGGATCGCCTCCGCTCACGCTTCGAATGGGGACTGATTACTGATATTCAGCCGCCAGACCTCGAAACGCGGATTGCGATTTTGCGCAAAAAGGCGAAAGCAGAAAATCTTGATATCCCTAATGAGGTAATGGCATACATCGCCAACCAGATCGACAGCAACATCCGCGAGTTGGAAGGCGCATTGATTCGTGTTGTTGCCTACTCCTCCTTGATTAATCGCGATATCGACACGCAGCTGGCAGCGGAAGCACTGAAAGACATTATCCCTTCCTCCCGCCCACGCGTGATTACCATTATTGACATCCAACGAACGGTCGGAGAAGCGTTCAGCCTGAAACTAGAAGATTTCAAGGCGAAAAAACGGACAAAAACCGTTGCTTTCCCCCGTCAGATTGCGATGTATCTCTCCAGAGAGCTGACGGATGCCTCCTTGCCGAAAATCGGTGATGAATTTGGTGGTCGTGACCATACGACAGTCATCCATGCCCATGAGAAAATCTCTCGTGCGCTGGCAAATGACCCTCATATGCAAACAACCATTCAGTCGCTCATTGAAAAGTTAAAAGCAAACCATTGAACCTGTGCATAACGCAAAAAGCCTATACACAACTTACCCACATGTGTATAGGCTCTCTTTTACGCAATGAACCCACATATCCACAAATCCACAGGCCCTATTACTACTTCTGTTAAAAAGATCTATCCTAATAAGTTATGATAAAGGCGCAGCTATTATGCAGATTCCAACCAAAAATAATGGCGCCGGAGAGGGAGGCTCACGTCGATGCATATTACCGTTCAGCGTGAAAAGCTATCGAACGCCGTATCGCATGTTAGCAAAGCAGTTTCTAGCAGAACTACGATTCCAATTTTGACCGGGATTAAAATCAAAACGGATGACGAAGGCTTGACACTAACAGCAAGCGATTCTGATGTGTCTATTGAAGTTCAGATCCCGATGGAAGAAGCCGGAGAATGGGGAGTAACCGTACATCAACCTGGTAGCATTGTGTTGACTGCACGTATTTTCAGCGAAATCGTGCGCAAGCTGCCAAGCAATGAAATCGATATTCAAGTGGATGATCGTCTCGCAACCAAAATTCGTTCCGGACAAGCTGAGTTCACCATTAACGGAATGGATGCCAACGAATATCCACAATTGCCGCATCTGGAAGAAGATAAAGTCTTCAGTGTTCCCTGTGATTTACTGAAAGCAATGATTCGCCAGACGGTTTTTGGTGTTTCCACTTCCGAAATGCGCCCGATCTTGACCGGTTTAATGTGGTCGCTTGATCAAGGCAAATTGCGTTTTGTGGCAACTGACAGCCATCGCTTAGCTAGCCGTACCGCAATGGTTGAATGCCCAGAAGATCTTTCTTTCCACAACGTGGTAGTTCCGGGTAAAAGCTGCAATGAATTGGTAAAAATATTAGATGATGACCAAAATCTCGCGGATATCGTTGTTGCGGACAACCAAATCCTAGTGAAGTCCAAGCATATCCTTTTCTATTCCCGTCTCTTGGAAGGAACCTATCCGGACACGACCAGAATTATTCCACAAGGCAGCAAAACGGAGATCACTGTGAGCACCAAGGAGTTTTTGCAATCTATCGAGCGCGCTTCCTTGCTGAGCCGCGAAGGCAAATCGAACGTAGTCAAGCTCGTTACGATGCCTGATGGAACCGTAGAAATTACGTCCAATGCACCTGAGATCGGGAAAGTAACCGACATTTTGATGCCAAAAGCAATGAATGGCGAAGAATTGAAAATTTCCTTCAACGCCAAATACATGATCGATGCGCTGCGTGCAATTGATAGCGCAGAAATCAAAGCGAGCTTCAGCGGCCCGATGAGTCCCTTTGTGATTCGTCCGACCGATCATGACTGGATGCTCCATCTGATTTTGCCGGTTCGTACGTACTAAAATGTTTTTACGTAAAAGAAAGGAGCCAAGCCATGCGTGAGGTTTCCATTAGCACAGACTATATTGCTCTCGGCCAATTTTTGAAGCTGGCTGAAATCATTGACACGGGGGGAATGGCCAAAGCTTTTTTGGCTGAGGTTCCGATCCAAATTAATGGAGAGCTGGACAACAGACGTGGACGCAAGCTATATCCTGGCGATGAAGTGGCGATTGAAGGCTATGGTCGCTATCAAGTGGTACGCCCCTGAGAGGAGAGCGTGATTCTTGTTTCTCAAGAACCTGTCGCTAACCAACTATCGCAACTACGAAACGATGTCCCTGTCGTTTGACGGCCCCATTCAGTTATTTATTGGCAACAACGCTCAAGGGAAAACGAATGCTCTCGAATCGATCTATGTTTTGGCACTCGCCAAATCCCACCGAACGCCTCGTGACAAGGAGCTCATTTCCTGGGATGCCGATTATGCCACGATCCGTAGCGATGTTCTTCGTCGCTACGGTTCTGTTCGTTTAGAGCTGCAGTTGACAACCAAGGGAAAGCGGGCCAAAATCAACGGAATGGAACAGCAGAAGCTGAGCGCCTATGTGGGGGCATTGAATGTCGTCATGTTTGCACCCGAGGATCTTTCCATTGTCAAAGGCGCACCTGCCCAGCGCAGACGCTTCATCGATATGGAAATCGGTCAGGTTTCACCTACGTATCTTTATTATTTGAGCAATTACAACAAAGTGCTGGCCCAGCGAAATCAGCTTTTAAAGGATTTGGCCATGAAAAAAAGTAACTCGCTGGAAATGCTGGCAATTTGGAATACCCAATTAGCCGATTTAGCGGTAAAATTGTTACGGAAGCGTTTTGAGTTCATTCGGAAGCTGGAGACGTGGGCACAGGAAATCCACACCGGCATCACCGATGGCAGGGAAAGACTTTCTTTGCATTACGTTAACTCATCGCCCGTTACAGAAGAGATGACGATAGATCAGGCTGTAGATAAAATGCTTGCTGCCTACGAAGAGGTTCGCGACCGGGAAATCATGCGGGGGAGCACCCTTATTGGGCCACACCGTGATGATTTTTCACTTAAAGTGAACAACATGGATGTGCAAACGTATGGTTCCCAGGGACAGCAACGCACCAGTGCGCTGTCCATTAAATTGGCCGAAATTGAGCTGATTAAAGAAGAAGTGGGAGAATACCCCGTTCTGTTGTTGGATGATGTCTTGTCAGAGTTGGATGAACATCGGCAAACATTGCTGCTCGAAACGATTCAGGATCGAGTACAGACGTTTGTAAGTACTACAGGTGTGGAAGGCTTAAAGCATCAGGTTCTCCAGCAAGCCTCTCGTTTTTACGTGAGGGAAGGGAAAATCTCCGGAGAAAGGTAGGGGGTACAGGGATGTTTATTCACATTGGTGGAGATACTGTGGTGAGCACGAAGGAAGTTATTTCCATCCTCGATCATCAGACTGTGAAATCCTCAAAAATCAATAAAGCGTTCTTACTCGAAAAAAGTAAGACAGTTGTTGACCATAGCGAGGAAGAAACGAAGTCTTATGTAATCACCCAGAATGCCATTTACTGTTCACCTATTTCTTCTCTGACGCTGAAGCGACGCGCTCAGTTCGTGGACAGCTTGGATCAGTTTCCCTTTGTACAAGCTGAAGTGGAGGAGTTGACAGAGTAGTGGATCAAGTGACGACGAAAGATACAAACTACGATGCGAGTCAGATTCAGGTACTGGAAGGGTTAGAGGCAGTTCGGAAACGTCCCGGCATGTACATCGGGTCGACCAGCAGCCGGGGTTTGCATCACCTGGTATGGGAGATTGTCGACAATGCCATTGATGAGGCGCTGGCCGGTTATTGCGACGAGATCTTGGTGGTCATTCATCCAGACAACTCCGTATCTGTAACCGATAACGGTCGAGGAATCCCGACTGGCATTCATGAAAAGACCGGGAAGTCCACTGTTGAAACCGTTTTGACTGTATTGCACGCGGGTGGTAAATTCGGCGGTGGCGGATACAAAGTGTCCGGCGGTCTTCACGGGGTAGGTAGCTCGGTAGTGAACGCACTATCCGAATGGATGGAAGTCGAGGTTAAACAAAATAACCAGGTATACTACATGCGCTTTAAAGTAGGCGCCCCGGATGCCGATCTTGCTGTTGTGGGCGAGACCGAAGAGACGGGAACAAAGGTTACCTTCAAGCCCGACCCGACTATTTTTACCGAAACAACGGTATTTGAATACGAGATTTTGCAAAAACGTATTCGCGAGCTGGCGTTCCTTAACAAAGGATTACGCATCACACTGAAGGATACGCGTCCAGATCATGAGAAGGAAGAGTCCTTCCACTACGAGGGCGGTATCATCCAGTTCGTAGAATACTTGAATAAAAACCGGGAAGCCCTGCATGATGATGTGATTTATTGCGAAGGGGAAAAAGAAGGTCTTGTCGTGGAGGTTGCCCTTCAGTACAACGACACCTATGTGAGCAACATCTACTCTTTTGCCAATAACATCAACACGCATGAGGGTGGTACTCACGAAACCGGATTTAAAACGGCTCTTACGCGTGTTATCAACGACTATAGCCGCAAGTTTAACTTCCTGAAGGAAAAGGATCCGAATCTTTCCGGGGACGATGTGCGTGAAGGCATTACCGCGATTATCTCCGTAAAAATTCAAGAGCCTCAGTTCGAAGGACAAACAAAAACGAAGCTGGGCAACTCGGAAGCGCGTAGCATTACCGAGTCTGTCTTCGGTGACCGTTTTAACACCTTCATGGAAGAAAATCCGGGTGTAGCCAAAAAAGTTGTGGAAAAAGCGCTCATGGCATCTCGTGCCCGTGAGGCAGCTCGTAAAGCGCGTGAAATGACTCGTCGTAAGAGTGCGCTGGAAGTAAGTGCTTTGCCGGGTAAACTGGCGGACTGCTCTTCCAAGGACGCATCCGAATCTGAACTGTTCATTGTAGAGGGTGACTCTGCGGGCGGTTCTGCGAAGATGGGACGCGATCGTCATTTCCAAGCTATTCTTCCTCTTCGCGGGAAGGTATTGAACGTAGAAAAAGCACGTCTGGACAAAATTCTCGGCAACAACGAGATCCGTGCCATTATTACGGCTTTGGGAACGGGTGTTGGCGAAGACTTTGATATTACAAAGGCACGCTACCACAAAGTCGTTATTATGACGGATGCCGACGTCGACGGATCGCATATTCGTACGCTTCTACTGACGTTCTTCTTCCGCTACATGAAACAATTGATTGAAGCGGGGTATATTTATATTGCGCAGCCGCCTCTCTACAGCATTAAGCAAGGGAAGACGTTGCATTATGCTTATAACGACAAGCAGCGTGATGAGGTTCTCGCTACCTTGAAGGCTCAACCGAAGCCGAACGTTCAACGCTATAAAGGACTTGGCGAGATGAACGCGGATCAATTGTGGGAGACTACAATGGACCCAGAAGTCCGTACGTTGCTTCAGGTAGATCTTGAAGATGCTATGGATGCCGATATGGTGTTTGAGACGCTGATGGGTGACGAAGTAGAGCCTCGCAGGGAGTTTATTGAGCAATACGCGGCAAATGTACGCGATCTAGATATTTAAATTGGGAACGAAGAAAAGCTTGTCCTTTACCGGGCAAGCTTTTTCTTAATGAAAATATAAAAATACATTTGAAATATACGATGAACATGACTTATAATAGATTTTGCTTTTGTTAACCTCGTCTTTCACAAAAAAGTTCACCCACACAATAAAAAAAATCATTTTTTCTATTGCAATGAACTTAAAAGTGTGATAGATTAAAGTCCCGGAAGTAATTACGGGCCTATAGCTCAGTTGGTTAGAGCGCACGCCTGATAAGCGTGAGGTCGGCTGTTCGAGTCAGCCTAGGCCCACCACTTACATAGCTGACATGACAAGCGTGTCACGAAAGCGTTAGGATGGGGCTGTAGCTCAGTTGGGAGAGCGCCTGCCTTGCAAGCAGGAGGTCATCGGTTCGATCCCGTTCAGCTCCACCATTCTAAAACATCATTATTCCTCGGTAGCTCAGTTGGTAGAGCAATCGGCTGTTAACCGATCGGTCGGCGGTTCGAGTCCGTCCCGAGGAGCCATTCAAATGGCCCGTTGGTGAAGCGGTTTAACACAGCAGCCTTTCACGCTGTCATACAGGGGTTCGAATCCCCTACGGGTCACCTAGCAAATCACCCTGCAATCGCAGGGGTCCTGGAGGCTTAGCTCAGCTGGGAGAGCATCTGCCTTACAAGCAGAGGGTCGGCGGTTCGATCCCGTCAGCCTCCACCACTTATAACAACTGAATGTTTTACATGGAGCTGTGGTGAAGTTGGAGTTCACGCCGGTCTGTCACACCGGAGGTCGCGGGTTCGAGTCCCGTCAGCTCCGCCATTTTTCTCAAGCGATGGCGAAACAATTACGCTTGAGGCTCGGTAGCTCAGTCGGTAGAGCAGAGGACTGAAAATCCTCGTGTCGGCGGTTCGATTCCGTCCCGAGCCACCATTTGTACAAAACACGCCGGTATAGCTCAATTGGTAGAGCACCTGACTTGTAATCAGGGGGTTGTGGGTTCAAGTCCTATTGCCGGCACCACTTTTTCTTTGAAAGTTGAATAAGCTTTGCTTTTGAAGGACAAGCTTGGGGAGATAGTGAAGTGGCTAAACACGGCAGACTGTAAATCTGCTCCCTCCGGGTTCGGCGGTTCGAATCCGTCTCTCCCCACCATCTTTACTTCATGGCTATTGGGGTATAGCCAAGCGGTAAGGCAACGGACTTTGACTCCGTCATTCCTAGGTTCAAATCCTAGTACCCCAGCCATTTTTCGAGAGCCATTAGCTCAGTTGGTAGAGCATCTGACTTTTAATCAGAGGGTCGAAGGTTCGAGTCCTTCATGGCTCACCAGTTTTTAAAAAGTGAGAGATTGAATGTCATATGCGGTCGTGGCGGAATTGGCAGACGCGCTAGATTCAGGTTCTAGTGGTGGCAACACCGTGGAGGTTCAAGTCCTCTCGACCGCACCAACAAATATGCGGACGTAGCTCAATTGGTAGAGCGTCGCCTTGCCAAGGCGAAGGTCGAGGGTTCGAGACCCTTCGTCCGCTCCATAACATGTGCCCTTAGCTCAGCTGGATAGAGCGTTTGACTACGAATCAAAAGGTCGGGAGTTCGAATCTCTCAGGGCACGCATCTTCATCTTAAAAAATGAAGAACTGTAATCGGGAAGTAGCTCAGCTTGGTAGAGTACTTGGCTTGGGACCAAGGGGTCGCAGGTTCGAATCCTGTCTTCCCGACCATGTTTCAAATGAATATGCCGGTGTGGCGGAATGGCAGACGCGCGCGACTCAAAATCGTGAGGGAAACCGTGGGGGTTCAAGTCCCTTCACCGGCACCATATTCAAGCGGGTGTAGTTCAATGGTAGAACTCCAGCCTTCCAAGCTGGTCGCGTGGGTTCGATTCCCATCACCCGCTCCATATTTTTGCGGAGGGATACCGAAGTGGTCATAACGGGGCGGTCTTGAAAACCGTTAGAGTGCAAGCTCACGGGGGTTCGAATCCCTCTCCCTCCGCCACTTCTTTTTATTACGAATAATTATGGCGGCGTAGCTCAGATGGCTAGAGCGTTCGGTTCATACCCGAAAGGTCGGGGGTTCGATCCCCTCCACCGCTACCATAGGGGCATAGTTTAACGGTAGAACGAAGGTCTCCAAAACCTTTGGTGTGGGTTCGATTCCTACTGCCCCTGCCAAGGAACATTTTTAAAACGCATACATTATGGCGGTCGTGGCGAAGGGGTTAACGCACCGGATTGTGGCTCCGGCACTCGTGGGTTCAAGTCCCATCGATCGCCCCATTTTTTTATAACTACTATATGTCTCAGTAGCTCAGCTGGATAGAGCATCCGCCTTCTAAGCGGACGGTCGGGAGTTCGAACCTCTCCTGAGACGTTTTACATGCGGTCGTGGTGGAATTGGCAGACACACCATCTTGAGGGGGTGGCGGGGCGACCCGTGCGAGTTCGAGTCTCGCCGACCGCACCATTAATTTCAATGAGGTTAAAAAACCTCTTGATTAATGAAAAACAATGTGTTATATTAAACATCTACTCACGAAACACAAGTTTAACCGAGTAGAACAAATCACATAAAACTAAAAAAGTCGTTGACTTTGAAAGTTAGATGTGATAAATTAAAGATCTGCACAGGAAACAGTGCAAAATGCTCTTTGAAAACTGAACAGCGAAAGCGTTAATGAGTCTATCATTAAATGATTTGCCAGCTTTGAACCAGTAACAAACTTTATTGGAGAGTTTGATCCTGGCTCAGGACGAACGCTGGCGGCGTGCCTAATACATGCAAGTCGAGCGAGGGTCTTCGGACCCTAGCGGCGGACGGGTGAGTAACACGTAGGCAACCTGCCTCTCAGACTGGGATAACATAGGGAAACTTATGCTAATACCGGATAGGTTTTTGGATCGCATGATTCGAAAAGAAAAGATGGCTTCGGCTATCACTGGGAGATGGGCCTGCGGCGCATTAGCTAGTTGGTGGGGTAACGGCCTACCAAGGCGACGATGCGTAGCCGACCTGAGAGGGTGACCGGCCACACTGGGACTGAGACACGGCCCAGACTCCTACGGGAGGCAGCAGTAGGGAATTTTCCACAATGGACGAAAGTCTGATGGAGCAACGCCGCGTGAACGATGAAGGTCTTCGGATTGTAAAGTTCTGTTGTTAGGGACGAATAAGTACCGTTCGAATAGGGCGGTACCTTGACGGTACCTGACGAGAAAGCCACGGCTAACTACGTGCCAGCAGCCGCGGTAATACGTAGGTGGCAAGCGTTGTCCGGATTTATTGGGCGTAAAGCGCGCGCAGGCGGCTATGTAAGTCTGGTGTTAAAGCCCGGGGCTCAACCCCGGTTCGCATCGGAAACTGTGTAGCTTGAGTGCAGAAGAGGAAAGCGGTATTCCACGTGTAGCGGTGAAATGCGTAGAGATGTGGAGGAACACCAGTGGCGAAGGCGGCTTTCTGGTCTGTAACTGACGCTGAGGCGCGAAAGCGTGGGGAGCAAACAGGATTAGATACCCTGGTAGTCCACGCCGTAAACGATGAGTGCTAGGTGTTGGGGGTTTCAATACCCTCAGTGCCGCAGCTAACGCAATAAGCACTCCGCCTGGGGAGTACGCTCGCAAGAGTGAAACTCAAAGGAATTGACGGGGGCCCGCACAAGCGGTGGAGCATGTGGTTTAATTCGAAGCAACGCGAAGAACCTTACCAGGTCTTGACATCCCGTTGACCGCTCTGGAGACAGAGCTTCCCTTCGGGGCAGCGGTGACAGGTGGTGCATGGTTGTCGTCAGCTCGTGTCGTGAGATGTTGGGTTAAGTCCCGCAACGAGCGCAACCCTTATCTTTAGTTGCCAGCATTCAGTTGGGCACTCTAGAGAGACTGCCGTCGACAAGACGGAGGAAGGCGGGGATGACGTCAAATCATCATGCCCCTTATGACCTGGGCTACACACGTGCTACAATGGTTGGTACAACGGGATGCTACCTCGCGAGAGGACGCCAATCTCTTAAAACCAATCTCAGTTCGGATTGTAGGCTGCAACTCGCCTACATGAAGTCGGAATCGCTAGTAATCGCGGATCAGCATGCCGCGGTGAATACGTTCCCGGGCCTTGTACACACCGCCCGTCACACCACGGGAGTTTGCAACACCCGAAGTCGGTGAGGTAACCGCAAGGAGCCAGCCGCCGAAGGTGGGGTAGATGACTGGGGTGAAGTCGTAACAAGGTATCCGTACCGGAAGGTGCGGATGGATCACCTCCTTTCTATGGAGATACGACCATTAACGCACATTCGCTGTTCAGTTTTGAAGGAGCATGAATCCTTCATATAGTCTGGTGATGATGGCGGAGGGGACACACCCGTTCCCATGCCGAACACGGCCGTTAAGCCCTCCAGCGCCGATGGTACTTGCTCCGCAGGGAGCCGGGAGAGTAGGACGTTGCCAGGCAGTTACTCTTACGAGTAACTATCCATTGTTCCTTGAAAACTGGATACTGCATGAAATTGCTAAGGATATTTAAAGTGTAAGTACTATTAGTACTAACCAAACGTGGTTAAGTTACTAAGGGCACACGGTGGATGCCTTGGCGCTAGGAGCCGAAGAAGGACGCAGCGAACTGCGATAAGCCTCGGGGAGCGGTAAGCACGCTTTGATCCGGGGATCTCCGAATGGGGCAACCCACCATCTGTAATGGGATGGTATCCTTCACTGAATACATAGGTGATGAGAAGGCAGACCCGGTGAACTGAAACATCTAAGTAGCCGGAGGAAGAGAAAACAATAGTGATTCCGTCAGTAGTGGCGAGCGAACGCGGAAGAGCCTAAACCGTCGGGTTTACCCGGCGGGGTTGTGGGGCGTCTCACATGGAGTTACAAAAGACGCGCGTAGGTGAACAGCTTGGGAAAGCTGACCATAGAGCGTGATAGTCGCGTAACCTAAACGCGCGTCTCTCCGAGACCAACCCCGAGTAGCGCGGGACACGTGAAATCCCGTGTGAATCTGGCAGGACCA
The window above is part of the Brevibacillus brevis NBRC 100599 genome. Proteins encoded here:
- the yaaA gene encoding S4 domain-containing protein YaaA; the protein is MREVSISTDYIALGQFLKLAEIIDTGGMAKAFLAEVPIQINGELDNRRGRKLYPGDEVAIEGYGRYQVVRP
- the gyrB gene encoding DNA topoisomerase (ATP-hydrolyzing) subunit B; this translates as MDQVTTKDTNYDASQIQVLEGLEAVRKRPGMYIGSTSSRGLHHLVWEIVDNAIDEALAGYCDEILVVIHPDNSVSVTDNGRGIPTGIHEKTGKSTVETVLTVLHAGGKFGGGGYKVSGGLHGVGSSVVNALSEWMEVEVKQNNQVYYMRFKVGAPDADLAVVGETEETGTKVTFKPDPTIFTETTVFEYEILQKRIRELAFLNKGLRITLKDTRPDHEKEESFHYEGGIIQFVEYLNKNREALHDDVIYCEGEKEGLVVEVALQYNDTYVSNIYSFANNINTHEGGTHETGFKTALTRVINDYSRKFNFLKEKDPNLSGDDVREGITAIISVKIQEPQFEGQTKTKLGNSEARSITESVFGDRFNTFMEENPGVAKKVVEKALMASRAREAARKAREMTRRKSALEVSALPGKLADCSSKDASESELFIVEGDSAGGSAKMGRDRHFQAILPLRGKVLNVEKARLDKILGNNEIRAIITALGTGVGEDFDITKARYHKVVIMTDADVDGSHIRTLLLTFFFRYMKQLIEAGYIYIAQPPLYSIKQGKTLHYAYNDKQRDEVLATLKAQPKPNVQRYKGLGEMNADQLWETTMDPEVRTLLQVDLEDAMDADMVFETLMGDEVEPRREFIEQYAANVRDLDI
- the recF gene encoding DNA replication/repair protein RecF (All proteins in this family for which functions are known are DNA-binding proteins that assist the filamentation of RecA onto DNA for the initiation of recombination or recombinational repair.), with the translated sequence MFLKNLSLTNYRNYETMSLSFDGPIQLFIGNNAQGKTNALESIYVLALAKSHRTPRDKELISWDADYATIRSDVLRRYGSVRLELQLTTKGKRAKINGMEQQKLSAYVGALNVVMFAPEDLSIVKGAPAQRRRFIDMEIGQVSPTYLYYLSNYNKVLAQRNQLLKDLAMKKSNSLEMLAIWNTQLADLAVKLLRKRFEFIRKLETWAQEIHTGITDGRERLSLHYVNSSPVTEEMTIDQAVDKMLAAYEEVRDREIMRGSTLIGPHRDDFSLKVNNMDVQTYGSQGQQRTSALSIKLAEIELIKEEVGEYPVLLLDDVLSELDEHRQTLLLETIQDRVQTFVSTTGVEGLKHQVLQQASRFYVREGKISGER
- the remB gene encoding extracellular matrix regulator RemB, whose product is MFIHIGGDTVVSTKEVISILDHQTVKSSKINKAFLLEKSKTVVDHSEEETKSYVITQNAIYCSPISSLTLKRRAQFVDSLDQFPFVQAEVEELTE
- the dnaA gene encoding chromosomal replication initiator protein DnaA, encoding MAQREGFWLDAAISELWRKVLAKIEKSLSKPSFDTWLKATKATTLEEDALIVVAPNDFARDWLETRYAQLITDTLYEVTGINMKVKFVALQNPDAAFADEQPVPRVKMSEPPTVADDQPPSILNPKYTFDTFVIGSGNRFAHAASLAVAEAPAKAYNPLFIYGGVGLGKTHLMHAIGHYVIQHNPSAKVVYLSSEKFTNEFINSIRDNKAVEFRNKYRSVDVLLIDDIQFLAGKESTQEEFFHTFNALHEESKQIIISSDRPPKEIPTLEDRLRSRFEWGLITDIQPPDLETRIAILRKKAKAENLDIPNEVMAYIANQIDSNIRELEGALIRVVAYSSLINRDIDTQLAAEALKDIIPSSRPRVITIIDIQRTVGEAFSLKLEDFKAKKRTKTVAFPRQIAMYLSRELTDASLPKIGDEFGGRDHTTVIHAHEKISRALANDPHMQTTIQSLIEKLKANH
- the dnaN gene encoding DNA polymerase III subunit beta, with translation MHITVQREKLSNAVSHVSKAVSSRTTIPILTGIKIKTDDEGLTLTASDSDVSIEVQIPMEEAGEWGVTVHQPGSIVLTARIFSEIVRKLPSNEIDIQVDDRLATKIRSGQAEFTINGMDANEYPQLPHLEEDKVFSVPCDLLKAMIRQTVFGVSTSEMRPILTGLMWSLDQGKLRFVATDSHRLASRTAMVECPEDLSFHNVVVPGKSCNELVKILDDDQNLADIVVADNQILVKSKHILFYSRLLEGTYPDTTRIIPQGSKTEITVSTKEFLQSIERASLLSREGKSNVVKLVTMPDGTVEITSNAPEIGKVTDILMPKAMNGEELKISFNAKYMIDALRAIDSAEIKASFSGPMSPFVIRPTDHDWMLHLILPVRTY